The following coding sequences are from one Elusimicrobium minutum Pei191 window:
- a CDS encoding outer membrane beta-barrel protein, whose translation MQNTFVWEQVLIMKRLVLLLFAFTLATTVTAAENQKGDIHVGILISTAYPFLGTWGGEYYVNNYTQGIRHDAKLGKWSVGSDFEVIYFLDPHWAVGLKTGHNEFFQRVASGVDERVGTDIFNIMFLTKYYFNPKGKIKYYMPVSLGVAFIEANINLDRKEEFNDIGFAAKIGLGAEYDLTERWGTGVELKYNHNTFNTRETTLSGDIVKLYPRANYFSFGVSLFYKF comes from the coding sequence ATGCAGAATACTTTTGTGTGGGAACAGGTGCTTATTATGAAAAGATTAGTTTTACTGCTTTTTGCTTTTACTCTGGCCACGACGGTAACAGCGGCTGAAAACCAAAAAGGCGATATACATGTGGGTATATTGATATCAACAGCCTATCCGTTCTTAGGAACATGGGGCGGCGAATACTATGTTAACAATTACACGCAGGGAATCAGACATGACGCTAAATTAGGTAAATGGAGCGTAGGAAGCGACTTTGAAGTTATATATTTCTTAGACCCCCACTGGGCTGTAGGCCTTAAAACGGGGCATAATGAATTTTTTCAAAGAGTTGCAAGCGGCGTAGATGAAAGAGTAGGCACTGATATTTTTAATATTATGTTTTTAACCAAATATTACTTTAATCCTAAAGGGAAAATAAAATATTATATGCCTGTGTCTTTGGGTGTGGCTTTTATTGAAGCAAATATTAATTTAGACAGGAAAGAAGAATTTAACGATATTGGCTTTGCCGCTAAAATAGGTTTGGGGGCAGAATATGATTTAACCGAAAGATGGGGTACCGGAGTGGAGCTAAAATACAACCATAATACCTTTAATACAAGAGAAACAACCTTATCCGGCGATATTGTAAAACTTTACCCTAGGGCGAATTACTTTTCTTTCGGGGTATCGCTGTTTTACAAGTTTTAA
- a CDS encoding AsmA family protein, with protein sequence MIKNYYTKIKKFILKQIPKIKDFFNRYKKPVRIVFYVISFIIIFLLCLELTLRYLTPTDFIKNKITAAVSQNCNADLELGKIRAGLSGVEIKNVYITSEGENIASARRVLLKLSFPSVFKRRFNVNKVLVEGVKLNILRDKNGVFNFERILPAETQGDKKQQGSASSGAPLIKLLVQRIRIDGSQIIFTDEVEDIKINVSSLGLDVEDFNFDKPFLITLNAIFSLGYKNMEAADINVGFSVNADFASFNFEKAFVEIKDLIASFNTSSLYLRGKIVNFNAPKIVFNTGTHRLVSESFKEIIPDLPEFDLTSFKTNTSLNVDLPSQKITINSFNLNTVFTDINAEGYLKAGQTLEYDIKTQGMLTLAQLPDALPMAAEYKPQGAVEWDLKAEANDISGALAFKDIAAFLPQAGDLNEVNAEVNIKSVKDISMPELKGKLNKRDFYAKVKFLMTDTAGSLDVIFKAQRLFINPTAEVRKQMFAPASAKEDAKAEEKIKESLEQTQRRITEKLGLPPFRIKLDFDVKSLDAPLISAENVKFKANMKDVTIMLDKVRGNMSLNASDGQIKDIYTITNANAVTRVLFMSVNVVSRVINSLNVIGVLKGLAGNVASVTGISGSKDESEDIDYSSEDGSYKIKGKMDFDIFATALDFNGGKTTIKQGSFVSELLSFKLAGDMNFNTRDIKMTVNAAPGRHKEEGIMPLTIKIGGTIDEPQGSMSMLSSVASLLKGTLLNNPASNLIKSGVVSLYNDNGEEVATPEEAAEEFDQK encoded by the coding sequence ATGATTAAAAATTACTATACAAAAATTAAAAAATTTATTTTAAAGCAAATCCCTAAAATAAAGGATTTTTTTAACCGTTACAAAAAACCTGTAAGGATTGTTTTTTATGTTATTTCTTTTATTATAATTTTTCTTTTATGTTTAGAACTTACGCTTAGATATTTGACGCCTACTGATTTTATTAAAAATAAAATTACGGCGGCAGTTTCCCAAAATTGTAACGCTGATTTGGAGTTAGGAAAAATAAGGGCTGGCCTTAGCGGCGTTGAAATAAAGAATGTTTATATTACAAGTGAAGGTGAAAACATAGCCTCTGCCCGCAGAGTGCTTTTAAAACTTTCCTTCCCGTCAGTTTTTAAAAGGCGTTTTAACGTAAACAAAGTTTTAGTTGAAGGGGTAAAACTTAATATTTTAAGAGATAAAAACGGCGTTTTTAATTTTGAAAGAATTTTACCCGCCGAAACACAGGGGGATAAAAAACAGCAAGGCAGTGCATCTTCCGGCGCGCCGTTAATTAAACTTCTTGTTCAAAGAATAAGAATTGACGGTTCCCAAATTATTTTTACGGATGAAGTTGAAGATATTAAAATAAATGTAAGCAGCCTCGGCCTTGACGTTGAGGATTTTAATTTCGATAAACCTTTTCTAATTACTTTAAACGCTATTTTTTCACTTGGGTATAAAAATATGGAGGCGGCGGATATAAATGTGGGTTTTTCCGTTAACGCCGATTTTGCTTCTTTTAATTTTGAAAAAGCGTTTGTGGAAATTAAAGACCTTATAGCCTCTTTTAATACCTCTTCGTTGTACTTAAGAGGTAAAATAGTAAATTTTAACGCGCCCAAAATAGTTTTTAATACGGGAACGCACAGATTGGTGTCTGAGTCTTTTAAAGAAATTATTCCTGATTTACCCGAATTTGATTTAACTTCTTTTAAAACAAACACTTCATTAAATGTGGATTTGCCCTCGCAAAAAATTACAATTAACTCTTTTAATTTAAATACTGTTTTTACGGACATAAATGCGGAAGGTTACTTAAAAGCGGGACAGACTTTAGAATATGATATAAAGACTCAAGGCATGCTTACTTTAGCTCAACTGCCTGACGCTTTGCCTATGGCGGCCGAATATAAGCCGCAAGGCGCAGTGGAATGGGATTTAAAAGCCGAGGCTAATGACATAAGCGGAGCTTTAGCTTTTAAAGATATAGCCGCTTTTTTACCGCAGGCGGGTGATTTAAATGAGGTAAACGCCGAGGTTAACATAAAAAGCGTAAAAGATATTTCTATGCCCGAGCTTAAAGGCAAGCTTAATAAACGCGATTTTTATGCAAAGGTTAAATTTTTAATGACTGATACGGCAGGCAGTTTAGATGTGATTTTTAAAGCGCAGCGGTTGTTTATTAACCCTACCGCGGAAGTCCGCAAGCAAATGTTTGCCCCTGCGTCCGCTAAGGAGGATGCTAAAGCCGAGGAAAAGATAAAAGAATCGCTTGAACAGACCCAGCGCCGTATCACGGAAAAACTGGGCTTGCCGCCTTTTAGGATTAAACTTGATTTTGACGTAAAAAGTTTAGACGCGCCGCTTATTTCAGCCGAAAACGTAAAATTTAAAGCCAATATGAAAGATGTTACCATAATGCTTGATAAAGTGCGCGGTAATATGAGCTTAAACGCTTCTGACGGACAGATAAAGGACATTTACACTATTACAAACGCTAACGCCGTAACTAGGGTTTTATTTATGTCCGTAAACGTTGTAAGCCGTGTTATTAACAGTCTTAATGTTATTGGCGTGCTTAAAGGTTTGGCGGGTAACGTGGCGTCTGTTACAGGCATTAGCGGGAGTAAAGACGAATCGGAAGATATTGATTATTCCTCCGAAGATGGCAGCTATAAAATAAAAGGCAAAATGGATTTTGATATTTTTGCCACCGCGCTTGATTTTAACGGGGGAAAGACTACAATAAAACAAGGTTCTTTTGTTTCCGAGTTGCTTTCGTTTAAACTCGCGGGCGATATGAACTTTAACACAAGAGATATAAAAATGACGGTTAACGCCGCCCCCGGCAGACATAAGGAAGAAGGTATTATGCCTCTTACCATTAAAATAGGTGGTACTATAGACGAACCTCAGGGAAGCATGAGTATGCTTTCTTCGGTGGCTTCGCTTTTAAAAGGAACTTTATTAAATAACCCGGCCAGCAATTTAATAAAAAGCGGCGTTGTAAGCCTTTATAATGATAATGGGGAAGAAGTAGCCACCCCTGAAGAAGCTGCGGAAGAATTTGACCAAAAATAA
- a CDS encoding MalY/PatB family protein, producing the protein MGKYNFDLVYDRTNTGAEKYDFAGHGIKDDVIPMWVADMDFKTSDEIISALERTAKHGIFGYTDAGADYSVVLYKWYKERFNWEIMPGWITKVPGVVYAIFSGVRALTKENEAVIICQPVYHPFAQIVNALNRKLVVNELKLNGQKYEIDFEAFEKQIKENDVKLFILCSPHNPVGRVWTKEELAKLGDICLKHNVLVIADEIHADLVFKPYKHTVFASISDELAGITITCTAPTKTFNLAGLQAANAFTKNADLRAAFEKECAKTGYGLLNAMGLAAAKAAYSRGAEWLEELLEYLEGNKAYLKKTLEEMNCGINLIPCEGTYLMWLDCRALKMTDEELNNFFLTKAKIWLNKGVTFGRGGSGFMRMNIACPRATLERALNNLKNAFAK; encoded by the coding sequence ATGGGGAAATATAATTTTGATTTAGTTTATGACAGAACAAATACAGGGGCGGAAAAATATGATTTCGCGGGCCACGGAATAAAAGACGACGTTATACCGATGTGGGTGGCCGATATGGATTTTAAAACGTCCGATGAAATTATTTCCGCTCTTGAACGGACTGCAAAGCACGGCATATTCGGCTATACCGACGCCGGGGCTGATTATTCGGTAGTCCTTTATAAATGGTATAAGGAGCGTTTTAACTGGGAAATTATGCCCGGCTGGATAACAAAAGTGCCCGGCGTTGTTTACGCTATTTTCTCGGGCGTGCGTGCTTTAACTAAAGAAAATGAGGCCGTTATAATATGCCAGCCTGTTTACCACCCTTTTGCCCAAATAGTAAACGCTTTAAACAGAAAACTTGTGGTTAACGAACTAAAACTTAACGGGCAAAAATATGAAATTGATTTTGAAGCCTTTGAAAAACAAATTAAAGAAAATGACGTAAAACTTTTTATTTTATGTTCGCCTCATAATCCCGTGGGAAGAGTGTGGACAAAAGAAGAACTTGCAAAGTTAGGCGATATCTGCCTTAAGCATAACGTGCTTGTAATTGCGGACGAAATCCACGCCGACCTTGTTTTTAAACCGTATAAACACACCGTTTTCGCCTCAATAAGCGATGAATTGGCTGGTATAACAATTACCTGCACGGCTCCTACAAAAACTTTTAATTTGGCGGGTTTGCAGGCGGCTAACGCTTTTACTAAAAACGCGGATCTGCGCGCCGCTTTTGAAAAAGAATGTGCTAAAACAGGTTATGGTTTGCTTAACGCCATGGGGTTAGCGGCCGCTAAGGCCGCTTACAGCCGCGGCGCGGAGTGGCTTGAAGAACTTCTTGAATATTTGGAAGGAAATAAAGCATATTTAAAAAAGACTTTGGAAGAAATGAACTGTGGTATAAACCTTATTCCTTGCGAGGGCACTTATTTAATGTGGCTGGACTGCCGCGCCCTTAAAATGACCGATGAGGAACTTAACAATTTCTTTTTAACTAAAGCCAAAATTTGGCTTAATAAGGGCGTAACTTTCGGGCGGGGCGGCAGCGGTTTTATGCGTATGAACATAGCCTGCCCAAGGGCAACTTTAGAACGCGCCTTAAATAACTTAAAAAATGCTTTTGCTAAATAG
- a CDS encoding M20/M25/M40 family metallo-hydrolase yields the protein MTIKINYKRMMDNFLELVKIESPSNEELNMQLYAQKKLKSLGCKVTVDNAGKTFPTNAKGNVIGFLPGTIKSEPFVLAGHLDTVKPCKNIKPVIKGNKVTSSGKTILGADDRAGLAIIFEVLNVLKENKIPHPPISVLFTLCEENGMYGAKGLDITKLKGREGIILDSSDNDKLTVSAPEANTIDVEITGFAAHAGVEPEKGISALEVAAYALSIMQLGRIDKLTVANFGVVNGGESTNVVMPSLFLKGEVRSRNLASLKKQIKHMQDCFVKAQKKFTKKVNGKMVKPVIDFKVGLKYPILDIAVNSPLIKHITAEAKKHGVKIKPYSSGGGYDANILSGKGLLTPIIGVGYRQMHTLNEWLDIKMFNQTADIILDIVLNYKK from the coding sequence ATGACAATAAAAATAAACTATAAAAGAATGATGGACAATTTTTTGGAACTTGTTAAAATCGAAAGCCCTTCCAATGAAGAACTTAATATGCAGCTTTACGCCCAAAAAAAGCTTAAAAGCCTTGGCTGTAAAGTAACGGTTGATAACGCGGGCAAAACCTTTCCCACAAACGCCAAAGGCAATGTTATAGGCTTTTTACCCGGTACGATAAAGTCCGAGCCTTTTGTTTTAGCCGGGCATTTAGACACCGTAAAGCCCTGCAAAAATATTAAACCCGTTATAAAAGGAAACAAAGTTACATCTAGCGGTAAAACTATTTTAGGGGCGGACGATAGGGCAGGACTTGCCATTATTTTTGAAGTTCTTAATGTTTTAAAGGAAAATAAAATACCGCATCCGCCGATATCGGTGCTTTTTACTCTTTGTGAGGAAAACGGCATGTACGGCGCGAAAGGTTTGGATATAACTAAATTAAAAGGGCGCGAAGGTATAATTTTAGACAGTTCAGACAATGATAAGCTTACCGTAAGCGCTCCTGAGGCAAACACTATTGACGTTGAAATCACCGGCTTTGCCGCCCACGCGGGCGTTGAGCCTGAAAAAGGAATTTCCGCTTTAGAAGTTGCCGCTTACGCTTTGTCAATAATGCAGCTGGGCCGTATAGACAAACTTACAGTAGCTAACTTCGGCGTTGTTAACGGGGGGGAAAGCACCAACGTGGTAATGCCGTCTCTTTTTTTAAAAGGCGAAGTGCGAAGCCGCAACCTTGCAAGCCTTAAAAAACAAATTAAACATATGCAAGATTGTTTTGTAAAAGCTCAAAAAAAGTTTACAAAAAAAGTTAACGGCAAAATGGTAAAACCCGTTATAGATTTTAAAGTGGGTTTAAAATACCCTATTTTAGATATAGCGGTTAACTCGCCTCTTATTAAACATATTACGGCCGAGGCTAAAAAACACGGCGTTAAAATAAAACCTTATTCAAGCGGCGGCGGTTACGACGCTAACATTTTGTCGGGCAAGGGGCTTCTTACTCCTATAATAGGCGTGGGTTATCGCCAAATGCATACATTAAACGAATGGCTTGATATTAAAATGTTTAACCAAACGGCGGATATTATTCTAGACATAGTTTTAAATTATAAAAAGTAG
- a CDS encoding peptide MFS transporter — translation MTQETAVKQKQPSGLYLLFATEMWERFSYYSLRGLFVLYLTKALAFDVPRATSLYGTFTSLIYLSPLLGGYMADRWLGKRSSIIIGGILIAAGQFVMGTGGIGAVYVAMGLIILGNGFFKPNISSILGEIYEKNDVRRDGGFTIFYMGINLGSFLANLIAGTIGEKVGWVYGFWTAGFGMILGLIIFIWGKDKFLQGKGHAPKHYAKIEKEAGKEEEKKPLTKQEIQRIAVIFIMAFFSIFFFVLFEQKGAALNLLAEHSVNRTIFGWTMPTTWFQSFNPLFIILFAPVFSKMWIGLSTKGKEPSVTGKFSIAFWLIAIGYAVLLMAAMRLGPGMKMGMMWLVAAYFFFTMGELCLSPVGLSLVTKLSPPKFVSIMMGIWFLANSAANKIAGFYSGFIASWPLDKFFTWLMIIPIIASVILLLLSKKINAWMHGVK, via the coding sequence ATGACCCAGGAAACAGCAGTTAAACAAAAACAGCCTTCGGGCCTTTATTTACTTTTCGCCACGGAGATGTGGGAAAGGTTCAGCTACTACTCTTTAAGAGGTTTGTTCGTTTTATACTTAACAAAAGCTTTAGCTTTTGACGTGCCTAGAGCCACAAGTCTTTACGGCACGTTTACCAGTCTTATATATCTTTCGCCCCTTTTGGGCGGTTATATGGCCGACAGGTGGCTCGGTAAAAGAAGTTCTATTATAATAGGCGGCATTTTAATAGCCGCGGGCCAGTTTGTTATGGGTACGGGCGGCATAGGCGCCGTTTACGTTGCTATGGGCCTTATTATTTTGGGTAATGGTTTTTTTAAACCCAATATTTCAAGCATTTTAGGCGAAATATATGAAAAAAATGACGTAAGACGAGACGGCGGTTTTACCATTTTCTACATGGGTATTAACCTTGGTTCTTTTTTAGCTAACTTAATAGCCGGCACAATAGGCGAAAAAGTGGGCTGGGTATACGGCTTTTGGACGGCGGGTTTCGGCATGATTTTAGGCCTTATCATTTTTATCTGGGGTAAAGATAAATTCTTACAAGGCAAAGGCCACGCCCCCAAACATTACGCAAAAATAGAAAAAGAAGCCGGTAAAGAAGAAGAAAAGAAACCTCTTACCAAACAGGAAATACAAAGAATAGCTGTTATTTTCATTATGGCGTTTTTCTCAATATTTTTCTTTGTTTTGTTTGAGCAAAAAGGCGCGGCGCTTAACCTTTTGGCTGAACACAGCGTTAACAGAACTATATTCGGATGGACAATGCCTACAACCTGGTTCCAGTCTTTTAACCCGTTATTTATTATTTTATTTGCCCCGGTATTTTCAAAAATGTGGATAGGCCTTTCAACAAAAGGTAAAGAGCCTTCTGTAACGGGCAAATTTTCAATAGCGTTTTGGCTTATAGCCATAGGTTACGCCGTATTGTTAATGGCCGCCATGAGGCTTGGCCCCGGCATGAAAATGGGTATGATGTGGCTTGTTGCGGCTTACTTCTTTTTTACCATGGGCGAACTTTGTTTATCCCCTGTAGGTCTTTCGCTGGTTACCAAACTCTCGCCTCCTAAGTTTGTGTCTATAATGATGGGCATTTGGTTCTTAGCCAACTCGGCGGCTAATAAAATAGCCGGCTTCTATTCCGGTTTTATAGCTTCATGGCCTTTAGATAAGTTTTTCACATGGCTCATGATTATTCCTATAATAGCATCGGTAATCTTGTTGCTGCTGTCTAAAAAAATCAACGCCTGGATGCACGGCGTAAAATAG
- a CDS encoding PTS transporter subunit EIIC, with amino-acid sequence MSENGIISKVFTVLQKVGRSFFLPISILPVAGLLLGIGASFSNMATVADYGLESIMGAGTFLNYTFIIMSAVGGAVFANLPLIFAMSVALGMANEEKAVATLSAAISFIIMHVTISKMLLFTGYILPDGALAEKVVAGTIGTVLGIQSLEMGVFGGIVVGLGVAALHNRFYKIELPVFLSFFGGIRFVPIICTFVFLLVGAGFFFVWPPIQKLILASGQLVIKSGYFGSFIYGFMERALIPFGLHHVFYMPFWQTGLGGAQLIDGVMVYGAQNIFFAELASPNTQHFTIESARFLTGKYPFMIAGLPGAALAMYHTAKTHKKKLVGGLLFSAALTSFLTGITEPIEFTFLFVAPVVFIIHCGFAGIAFVLTHLLQIAVGTTFSCGFIDLTLYGILQGHAKTNWMWLIPIFIVYFIGYYFFFRFVITKWNLMTPGREPDEQDTKLYTKADYQAKQQDGKSETTPSAALPASKDEQLETILQGLGGKDNIENLDSCATRLRLNVKDPSLVNKDLLKKGGALGVLLKGNGLQVVFGPKVSSIKPKLEEYINKMR; translated from the coding sequence ATGTCTGAAAACGGTATTATAAGCAAAGTTTTTACTGTATTGCAAAAAGTAGGCCGTTCGTTTTTCCTGCCCATATCAATTCTTCCCGTAGCCGGGCTTTTGCTGGGCATCGGGGCGTCATTTTCCAATATGGCAACGGTTGCGGATTACGGCCTTGAAAGTATAATGGGCGCGGGTACGTTTCTCAACTATACTTTTATAATTATGAGCGCGGTGGGCGGCGCAGTTTTCGCTAACCTGCCTTTAATTTTCGCCATGTCGGTAGCTTTGGGCATGGCCAATGAAGAAAAAGCGGTCGCCACATTATCGGCGGCCATTTCTTTTATTATCATGCACGTTACAATAAGCAAAATGCTTTTGTTTACAGGCTATATTCTGCCCGACGGCGCCCTGGCCGAAAAAGTTGTGGCGGGAACCATAGGCACGGTACTTGGCATACAATCGCTTGAAATGGGCGTGTTCGGCGGTATCGTGGTAGGCTTGGGCGTGGCCGCTTTACATAATAGATTTTACAAGATAGAGTTGCCCGTGTTTTTATCTTTTTTCGGCGGTATAAGATTTGTGCCTATTATATGCACATTTGTGTTTCTTTTGGTCGGCGCAGGTTTCTTTTTTGTATGGCCGCCTATACAAAAGTTAATTTTGGCAAGCGGGCAGCTGGTTATTAAATCGGGCTATTTTGGCTCGTTTATTTACGGTTTTATGGAACGCGCTTTAATACCCTTCGGCCTGCACCACGTTTTTTATATGCCTTTCTGGCAGACGGGACTTGGCGGAGCGCAGTTAATAGACGGCGTTATGGTATATGGCGCGCAGAATATCTTCTTTGCGGAGCTGGCTTCCCCCAACACACAGCACTTTACAATTGAATCGGCCAGGTTCTTAACCGGCAAATACCCATTTATGATAGCGGGTCTTCCCGGTGCGGCGCTTGCCATGTACCACACAGCTAAAACCCATAAAAAGAAACTTGTGGGCGGGCTTTTGTTCTCAGCCGCTTTAACTTCTTTTTTAACAGGTATTACCGAACCAATTGAGTTTACATTCCTCTTTGTTGCGCCGGTTGTATTTATTATACACTGCGGCTTTGCCGGCATAGCGTTTGTTCTTACTCATTTATTACAAATAGCTGTCGGAACCACGTTTTCCTGCGGATTTATAGACCTTACCCTTTACGGTATTTTGCAAGGACACGCGAAAACAAACTGGATGTGGCTTATACCCATATTTATAGTTTATTTTATAGGTTATTATTTCTTTTTCAGGTTTGTTATAACAAAATGGAATCTTATGACCCCCGGCAGAGAACCTGACGAACAAGACACAAAACTTTACACAAAAGCAGATTACCAGGCCAAACAGCAAGACGGTAAAAGTGAAACAACCCCGTCGGCAGCACTGCCCGCTTCTAAAGACGAGCAGCTTGAAACCATATTACAAGGTTTGGGCGGTAAGGATAATATTGAAAATCTTGACTCTTGCGCCACAAGATTAAGACTTAATGTTAAAGACCCCTCTTTAGTTAATAAAGATTTATTAAAAAAAGGCGGAGCTTTGGGCGTGCTTTTAAAAGGCAACGGATTACAGGTAGTATTCGGGCCTAAAGTAAGTTCAATCAAACCTAAGCTTGAAGAATATATAAATAAAATGAGATAG
- a CDS encoding peptide MFS transporter, which translates to MEIQEKQPAGLWLICATEVFERFSYYAMRALLILYFVYALKIEKSAASNMYGTFISLVYLSGIIGGYVADKFIGQKLAIIAGAVMIAVGQFMLGFENIGMIYSALGLLIMGNGFFKISISTFVGSLYGKNDPRRDAGFTYFYMAVNLGAFFAPLIGGTLGEKFGYRYGFWTAGVVMLLGLIVFLIGKEKFFKGVGDAPVKIDKEEWKKAGLYLITFGSIAYLMWNFGFWAGAFTIALTLLALWIKDKISKTQSAKSELTIEEKKKVAVIFIMAFFVIFFWTAFEQSGAALTLFAKENTNRMVNLFGFQFEFLTTWFQSVNPFFVVVLAPLFSKMWLTLAKKGKEPSTPTKFVWALWLLAAGYGVLLIASMQMGPGVKINMLYLILAYAVFTTGELCLSPVGLSLVTKLAPVHLVGTLMGVWKLANAAANKLAGFYSSYFGVVSNEAFFSGLIIAPVAVSIILIVIMKPVKRWMGDVR; encoded by the coding sequence ATGGAAATTCAAGAAAAACAGCCCGCCGGACTATGGCTTATTTGCGCGACTGAAGTTTTTGAACGTTTTAGTTATTATGCCATGAGGGCGCTTTTAATTTTATATTTTGTTTACGCGCTTAAAATAGAAAAGTCTGCTGCTTCAAACATGTACGGCACTTTTATAAGTCTCGTATATCTTTCGGGCATTATCGGCGGTTATGTGGCCGATAAATTTATAGGACAAAAACTAGCCATTATCGCCGGCGCGGTTATGATAGCCGTGGGCCAGTTTATGCTTGGTTTTGAAAATATAGGAATGATTTACAGCGCTCTGGGCCTTCTTATAATGGGCAACGGTTTTTTTAAAATAAGCATAAGCACGTTTGTAGGCTCCTTATATGGTAAAAACGATCCCAGAAGGGACGCCGGTTTTACCTATTTTTATATGGCTGTTAACCTGGGCGCTTTTTTTGCTCCGCTTATCGGCGGCACATTGGGTGAAAAATTTGGCTACCGTTACGGTTTTTGGACGGCGGGTGTAGTTATGCTTTTGGGCCTTATAGTGTTTTTAATAGGCAAGGAAAAATTTTTTAAAGGCGTGGGCGATGCTCCCGTGAAAATTGATAAAGAGGAATGGAAAAAGGCGGGCTTATATCTTATTACCTTTGGTTCAATAGCTTACCTTATGTGGAACTTTGGTTTTTGGGCAGGCGCTTTTACAATTGCTTTAACGCTTTTGGCTTTATGGATTAAAGATAAAATAAGCAAAACACAAAGCGCAAAATCCGAGCTTACTATCGAGGAAAAGAAAAAAGTAGCAGTTATTTTTATTATGGCTTTCTTTGTTATATTTTTCTGGACGGCGTTTGAGCAGTCAGGCGCGGCTTTAACGTTGTTTGCTAAAGAAAACACCAATAGAATGGTAAATTTATTCGGTTTTCAGTTTGAGTTTTTAACAACCTGGTTCCAATCGGTTAACCCTTTCTTTGTGGTTGTTTTGGCGCCTTTGTTTTCCAAAATGTGGCTTACTCTTGCCAAAAAAGGTAAAGAGCCTTCAACCCCAACCAAATTCGTTTGGGCCTTGTGGCTTTTGGCGGCGGGATACGGCGTTCTTTTAATAGCTTCAATGCAAATGGGGCCCGGCGTAAAAATAAACATGCTTTATTTAATACTTGCTTACGCAGTGTTTACTACAGGCGAACTTTGTTTATCCCCTGTGGGGCTTTCGCTTGTTACTAAACTCGCGCCGGTGCACCTCGTAGGCACGCTTATGGGCGTATGGAAACTTGCCAACGCGGCCGCTAATAAACTGGCGGGTTTTTATTCAAGCTATTTCGGTGTGGTAAGTAATGAGGCTTTTTTCAGCGGGCTTATAATAGCGCCAGTGGCGGTTTCGATAATACTTATTGTTATTATGAAGCCTGTAAAGAGATGGATGGGCGACGTAAGATAA